A single window of Nicotiana sylvestris chromosome 3, ASM39365v2, whole genome shotgun sequence DNA harbors:
- the LOC138887537 gene encoding interactor of constitutive active ROPs 5-like, with the protein MVTNTDRVKEDYRWEEAVLVEIPNPEESILDHKVGFLRLENGVFMRPSLDGEEGTSKPGKGKKRKKEVSAASPKSLKTKVQRPQTDAKVSTSTVLESPCTEDKGDDDDDEGPLIKAKKMYDRALSRLQDELSCCGKELKKLTSALKESEASFARKGEELSGLRASLEGVCRERASLAEQIGQKDALVGKFQEEVATKNTEILELRGLNEQSHGCIGEYSEMRPCPLGEEEESSALGSRIDNKGKKSSKEEGAHSKASPARRLREDVSAEFVASEASSLGKIVPPLLPSSFPVEGTSRDTGVQLLSSPPVKETNTLILQLQSKREDLDRLWSEVGRAKQECNELKAQIDAHIAAKKNALAKVSALEVQLWNARENSLVQMSRIARLESDLLEMKAEIVDARAEAEEIRSKADKKVVVYLKDDVVVRAKLRGASDRESRCNEYAQCKSQRETLEEIHARGFDLSEEIAQAKVDEYDAKFLAYDAEDSGEEADGAAVPEGKID; encoded by the exons ATGGTGACCAATACGGACAGAGTGAAGGAAGACTACCGATGGGAGGAGGCAGTCTTAGTAGAGATCCCCAATCCTGAGGAAAGCATATTAGACCATAAAGTTGGCTTCCTCA GACTTGAGAACGGTGTGTTTATGAGACCGTCTCTTGATGGTGAGGAAGGGACCTCAAAGCCCGGTAAgggcaagaagaggaagaaagagGTGTCGGCTGCGTCTCCCAAATCATTGAAAACTAAAGTTCAAAGGCCTCAGACTGACGCCAAGGTCTCGACTTCGACTGTTTTGGAAAGTCCTTGTACCGAGGATaaaggtgatgatgatgatgatgaaggcccCTTGATAAAA GCTAAGAAAATGTATGATCGTGCCTTATCTAGGCTACAAGATGAGCTTTCGTGCTGCGGGAAGGAGCTCAAGAAGCTCACCTCGGCGCTGAAGGAGTCAGAGGCCTCTTTTGCCCGAAAGGGGGAGGAGTTGAGCGGGCTTCGGGCGAGTTTGGAGGGAGTGTGTCGTGAAAGGGCTAGCCTTGCTGAGCAG ATTGGACAAAAGGATGCCCTAGTGGGGAAATTTCAGGAAGAGGTTGCAACCAAGAACACAGAGATCCTCGAGCTGAGGGGGCTAAATGAG CAATCTCATGGAT GCATTGGAGAATATTCTGAGATGAGACCGTGCCCCCTCGGGGAGGAGGAAGAATCGTCGGCTTTGGGGTCGAGGATTGATAATAAAGGGAAGAAGTCCTCAAAGGAGGAGGGTGCTCATAGCAAGGCAAGCCCTGCTCGGAGGCTCAGAGAAGATGTATCAGCTGAGTTTGTGGCATCTGAGGCTTCTAGCCTCGGAAAAATAGTTCCTCCTTTACTGCCGTCTTCctttcccgtcgaaggtacttcgagggatacaggTGTTCAGTTGTTATCCTCGCCTCCTGTCAAAG AGACTAATACTTTGATACTTCAGTTGCAGAGCAAGAGAGAGGATCTGGATCGCCTTTGGAGCGAGGTTGGCCGGGCCAAGCAAGAGTGTAACGAGCTAAAggctcagatagatgcccatattgcagccaagaagaatgctttggccaaggtttCTGCCCTCGAGGTACAACTCTGGAACGCCCGTGAAAATAGCTTGGTTCAGATGAGCAGGATTGCAAGGCTCGAGTCCGACCTTTTGGAGATGAAGGCCGAGATCGTGGACGCTCGGGCTGAAGCTGAAGAGATTCGGTCTAAGGCCGACAAGAAAGTGGTCGTCTATTTAAAAGATGATGTTGTTGTTCGAGCTAAGTTGAGAGGTGCTTCCGATCGAGAGAGTAGGTGTAATGAATATGCCCAGTGCAAATCTCAGAGGGAAACCCTCGAAGAGATTCAcgctaggggcttcgatctctcggaagagatagcgCAGGCCAAGGTGGATGAATATGACGCCAAATTCCTGGCATATGATGCTGAAGATAGTGGAGAAGAGGCCGATGGGGCCGCAGTCCCCGAGGGGAAAATAGACTAg